The Juglans regia cultivar Chandler chromosome 1, Walnut 2.0, whole genome shotgun sequence nucleotide sequence ATTTGATAACCCCTTATCGCATTCCTTGCCAGTTACTTGTTAGTCTAAAGGCATCAGACCCTTTTCCACGTGACCTTAATGTATCAAAATTTCGAGCCACCTAGTACTACATGTATCAAGTGAACTTTTACTTGGGGCATTCCTTTTGACAACCGTTTCTCATtgactttataaaaaatcttttttttttaggaattttgcttcttttttttttttaatgaaaagagTCCTCATTTAAAAAGAAtcaaaatttgaacaaaattttaaaaaaatatattttttatttataaaaaaaaataaaaaatgggcaGAAGTGGCTGCCAAAGAGAATGGCCACTAACATCTTCCAAAGtgctcatatatataaacataatggCAACACTTCTTTAACAGTTGCATTGGCTACAAACATGCTGCTGATATTATCAGAGTGTGAACAAATAGCTCACCTGTAAAGGAAGCAAGTTTCCACACTATAGAAAAAGAGTTCTTTCGCCTAGGAGAAATAAAGAAGCTCCATAACTTCAGGATATTACACTCTTTAATTCCTGCTCTGTATAAGTTGTACAGATCAGAGTTTGTCTAAAAGGCTAAAACATGAAACAGCTCTGCAGCTTTTAGTAAGGCGACCATGCCCTACTTACCATCAACGAAGACAAACCATCAGCTCTCAGATGCCCTATTATTTCTACAAGAGACGAATAGGTACCAACTATTCCAACTGCAACACCCATTAGTATCATACCCCATAAAACCACCATTTCAAGTCCTAATCGGTGATAAGTGCCCGAGATCTTCAAGTAGCATAAGCATGGTAGTATAATCGAACCCATGACACTTAAAAATGCTCCAACCAGTGACATGAGATTCGCAAAGAAGGGGACAACCAGAGCCACAATGACAGTGCTGATCACAAGGGAGGTACTAATTAAGAGGCCATACATCCTTTTGTTGTATTGACATGGAAACCAACTTTTGGTAGCATTCACAATAGGTGTCACCATCAATGCATATTTGGCTACGGGATTGACCAAGGTGGTGTATATTGCCACCCTAGAGCTAAGTTTGTCAGTTGGGAGGCTTAGAGTTATCTGTGATTGAACATTTGAGCCAAACATTGAGTAACCTAAAACTGCCATTGACGCATAGCTGACAGTGCATAAGGTAAAGCAAAGGAACAAGACCTGCATTAGAAAAAAACAGCAAAAGCGGACGTGAGTAGCCTAAACAGATAAAGTACCTTGCTTCACATATTTCCCCATTTCAAAATGAAAGCTACTAAAACTTCATCTTGTCCAAATAACACGATGTACTTCAGAATTAAAGTACGTTTATAAAACAAACAACTTGTTTTAACTTACATTGGTAAACTGACGTTTGTTTCTCATAGAAGTGTAGAGTGTAGGGAAGACTGGATGCGCACAATAACAGAAAGCATACAAGCTAACAGCTGTGGGTATCCCATTCCAATTAAGAGGTGTCCCCTTTTCATGAAATCCAATTCCATCAAACACACCAGTCCACCAGATAGAGCAGAGGATGATAACCGAAGCTAAAACCCCACTGGCAGAGATATAGGAAAGAAGGCTCAGGTTATCCAACCAAACCGAAGGCAAAATTACGACGGCCACAATGATTACAAACATTTGTTTTCCTCCGATCGTTATCCCTGCCATTTCGAATCCCGAGTTGGGGAACAAGTTATATAAGTTATCCCCTTCTAGAATCAGGAATCCTGTCGCAACAAGATAGAGCTCTATGTACATGACAACCGATACCAGTAGTCTTCCCTTGTTCCCAAATGCGCGATTGCCAATATCAGGATAACTTCTGATATCAGGATCCATATCCATACATCTTTGTATCAACAAGCCTGAGTAAAAGGCTGCAATGGCTATAACAAATATAAGTATCAAGCTTAACCATCCTCCCGATGCTAGTGCATATGGAACTGATAGTATCCCAACTCCTGAAAATCATATTTAGAGAGAGCTAGAATTAGGCATAGTAATAAAACTCCTCTTCAATTGAGGTAATAGCAACGAAACGTCATTTCTTGCTTGAATTAGCACTGATCAAGAACTACGTGATTAGGAAACGTTTTTGTGAACTCCCATGAATCTCATGTTTGTTTCCCAGAGCAAAGCTGGATGgagtaaacaaaaaaatgaacgattgaaatttgaagatgcTAGTTGTTAAAGTTTTCTATCAGAACGCAGTTGACAGTTTCCAATCAAAGGCTTCGAGGAAAATGTTGGAGATACATGACCAAAATCCCAAAACGAGATCATGAGAGATTGCTGTAAATATCAAGTAATACTTCAAACCTAAGAACAATTACAGTAGTAAAGTAACGAAGGCATGCATGCAGGACGGGCTCTAATGGCTTTAGTGAATAATAAAACTGTATTTGTATAAGAAACACATGTTAAATTTAGAACCTGACAAAGCATTGAGCCCATTAAAACATGTTTTGAAGAATGAGATGTTAGTTGTACTGGAGAGATGACAGTTCGACTCCACTTCCTCTAGTTTATGAGCCAGCCCATTTTGCTTCTCATCAAGAATGAGAGGCACGCTTAAGGGTGAATTGTCTGAGAGCGTGGCCTTCATTGGAGAAGAAAGAAGGAgatggcgagagagagagagagagagagagaggagaggtgGTAAATGTCGACAAAATAACCGAGAATCCTCAAGACACTTTCCTAATGACATTTGCCAAGATGGAGGGGGGTATTAATACGCCAGCCTAGTCTTTAGAACACGTGACAACACTAGCACTCTTGAACACAAGCGATGGGTGTCATCCATCAAAGTCCAGTACAGCCGTACTGCACCGTGAGAAATGAGGACATTTCCCTTCCTTCTACCTCACCCAAAAAGACATAAATCTAGGACGGAAAACCTTGCAAAGTGCACATCTTCCTATGCTTCTAATCAGTTTGTCCTACATGCATTAATACAATTCATATGCACATCTAAATTGTACACATGTTATATGCGTCATCTATCAAGTTTTGTACTACAATGGAGAAATAAGGCGACTTTCCTTGTTCCTTCCTCTCCCAAAAAGACATCATGTCTAGCTAGTAAGAAAAACCTTGCAAATTTGACATCTAGTTCCTATGCTTAAAATTAAGTTTGtccgctagctagctagctagctgcatgatACTTAGTTTATATGCACATGTGGATGGACTAGTCAAATTAAATGGGCGCGCGAGAGGCTCATAATTGACCTCTCCGATCCCTTCTGATCCCCCGCCGATCAACTTCCCCAAACAGTTTTAAATAGTAGAATGAAACCAACCTTTGAACTTAGCCGGTAAGAAGATCAGTACTATAGCTTTATGATTGggaacaattaaaaaaaaaaaggaaaatatatcgaagctaaaaaaattacataaattccatcatttaatttatatttaaacactcAAGGAAACTTTATAATAACAAACACGTATAAGTAGTGGCATAAACCTTTTTCCTCCATCCGAGGAGAAACGCTCATTATAATGAATAGAAAGATAAGGTTCCAAGTACCGATGACGCTGATGATAGTGTCGTTTGGGCCGGATAGTGAGACGTGAAACGTATAAAACCATGATTTGCACATGATCAATGGTAGCCAAACGTTTTTTCATAAGTCACTTTACAGCATTTCCATACACGATTTATTCTAGGAGACTAGGACCATACGTCCTAAAGTTTCCGCAAATTCACATGAATTTCACGTTGAAAACGGAGGACGGTGAGTGCATTCATGTTCTATAAATACACCAAGCACGTTAATCTCAcaacagaaaaaatatataacattcatAAATTGAAATTAGTCCAAAGAATTTGGGATCATCGagccaaattatatatatatatatatatatatagatcatgagcTGATTAGTACTGTTGTGCTCGCCGTCATATATAGTAGTATTGCATcttttattttgtcttattttatttttcttgtttgttagtaatatttttgaattttttgcaACTCAGTGAAGTATGAGGATTGAGCAGTCGTATGAT carries:
- the LOC108985961 gene encoding amino acid transporter AVT1I-like isoform X1 — its product is MSLGKCLEDSRLFCRHLPPLLSLSLSLSRHLLLSSPMKATLSDNSPLSVPLILDEKQNGLAHKLEEVESNCHLSSTTNISFFKTCFNGLNALSGVGILSVPYALASGGWLSLILIFVIAIAAFYSGLLIQRCMDMDPDIRSYPDIGNRAFGNKGRLLVSVVMYIELYLVATGFLILEGDNLYNLFPNSGFEMAGITIGGKQMFVIIVAVVILPSVWLDNLSLLSYISASGVLASVIILCSIWWTGVFDGIGFHEKGTPLNWNGIPTAVSLYAFCYCAHPVFPTLYTSMRNKRQFTNVLFLCFTLCTVSYASMAVLGYSMFGSNVQSQITLSLPTDKLSSRVAIYTTLVNPVAKYALMVTPIVNATKSWFPCQYNKRMYGLLISTSLVISTVIVALVVPFFANLMSLVGAFLSVMGSIILPCLCYLKISGTYHRLGLEMVVLWGMILMGVAVGIVGTYSSLVEIIGHLRADGLSSLMVSRAWSPY
- the LOC108985961 gene encoding amino acid transporter AVT1I-like isoform X2; its protein translation is MEAEPHYGVSVTEPLMHGESKRPEAKDVEADNGDRNTVSAASFFMTSFHGLNALSGVGILSVPYALASGGWLSLILIFVIAIAAFYSGLLIQRCMDMDPDIRSYPDIGNRAFGNKGRLLVSVVMYIELYLVATGFLILEGDNLYNLFPNSGFEMAGITIGGKQMFVIIVAVVILPSVWLDNLSLLSYISASGVLASVIILCSIWWTGVFDGIGFHEKGTPLNWNGIPTAVSLYAFCYCAHPVFPTLYTSMRNKRQFTNVLFLCFTLCTVSYASMAVLGYSMFGSNVQSQITLSLPTDKLSSRVAIYTTLVNPVAKYALMVTPIVNATKSWFPCQYNKRMYGLLISTSLVISTVIVALVVPFFANLMSLVGAFLSVMGSIILPCLCYLKISGTYHRLGLEMVVLWGMILMGVAVGIVGTYSSLVEIIGHLRADGLSSLMVSRAWSPY